From a single Chlamydia muridarum str. Nigg genomic region:
- a CDS encoding peroxiredoxin, translating to MGSLVGKQAPDFSGKAIVCGEEKEISLSDFRGKYVILFFYPKDFTYVCPTELHAFQDRLGDFEERGAVVIGCSVDDIETHSRWLAVERRAGGIQGTQYPLLADDSLEISKAFGVLNPEGSVALRATFLIDKDGVIRHAVINDLPLGRSIEEELRVLDSQIFFENHGMVCPANWQSGERGMVPSEEGLKEYFQTID from the coding sequence ATGGGATCACTAGTTGGAAAGCAAGCTCCGGATTTTTCGGGCAAAGCGATTGTATGTGGAGAGGAGAAGGAGATTTCTCTTTCTGATTTCCGTGGTAAATATGTGATTCTTTTCTTTTATCCTAAAGATTTTACCTACGTTTGCCCAACAGAGTTGCATGCTTTTCAAGATAGATTAGGTGATTTTGAAGAGCGTGGCGCGGTTGTGATTGGGTGCTCAGTTGATGATATAGAGACGCACTCTCGTTGGCTAGCAGTAGAAAGAAGAGCGGGAGGAATACAAGGGACCCAATATCCTTTGTTAGCTGATGACTCTTTAGAAATATCTAAGGCTTTCGGGGTTTTGAATCCTGAAGGGTCTGTTGCCTTAAGAGCGACTTTTTTGATCGATAAAGATGGGGTTATTCGGCACGCAGTTATTAATGATCTTCCTCTAGGACGTTCAATAGAAGAGGAGCTTCGTGTTTTGGACTCGCAGATTTTCTTTGAGAATCATGGCATGGTTTGCCCAGCAAACTGGCAATCTGGAGAACGTGGTATGGTGCCTTCTGAAGAAGGACTAAAAGAATATTTCCAGACGATAGATTAA
- the tolB gene encoding Tol-Pal system protein TolB — MFLRSFLCLLCLLPSILYCADLEIHVRAESSLLPVNVSLLSSPKDTKQGSYLASLRDLFARDLALGDLLAPTKEIAPLTVFIEASYPELIFSIKKDGKGAQKIFSLELSGNPSKDHQSIHEAADRIHFLLTHTPGISSGKIIFSLCSTNSSEELKQGELWSVDYDGQHLAPLTNEHSLSVTPAWMHISHIPAYIYVSYKLGVPKIFLNTLSQPTGKKILAMQGNQFMPAFSPKTKLLAFISDRDGNPDLFVQSFSLATGAIGTPKKLLNEAFGTQGNPSFSPDGTRLVFVSNKDGTPRIYQMQIYPEQHPPRLLTKKYRNSSCPTWSPDGKKIAFCSVIKGVRQICVYDLASGRDEQLTTSAEHKESPSWAADSNHLVYSAGSSSTSELFLLSLITKKSRKIVIGSGEKRFPCWGAFPSQHIKKAS, encoded by the coding sequence GTGTTTCTCCGCTCTTTTCTCTGTCTACTCTGCTTACTCCCTTCTATTCTCTACTGTGCAGACTTAGAAATTCATGTTCGAGCCGAATCTTCTCTTCTTCCAGTCAACGTCTCGTTACTATCTTCCCCGAAAGACACGAAACAAGGTTCTTATCTTGCGTCTCTTCGTGACCTATTTGCTCGTGATTTAGCTTTAGGAGACCTTCTAGCTCCCACTAAAGAGATTGCCCCTCTAACTGTTTTCATTGAGGCTTCGTATCCAGAACTGATTTTTTCCATCAAAAAGGATGGAAAAGGAGCGCAAAAAATTTTCTCTTTAGAGCTTTCTGGGAACCCTTCTAAAGATCATCAATCTATTCATGAAGCTGCTGATCGCATTCACTTTCTTCTTACACACACTCCTGGCATTAGCTCTGGAAAAATCATCTTCTCCCTATGCTCTACGAATTCTTCTGAAGAATTAAAACAAGGAGAGTTATGGTCTGTAGATTATGATGGGCAGCATCTTGCCCCCCTTACTAATGAACATTCTTTATCCGTAACTCCCGCATGGATGCATATTAGTCATATTCCTGCCTATATTTATGTGTCGTATAAATTAGGGGTCCCTAAGATCTTCCTTAATACGCTTAGTCAACCTACAGGGAAAAAAATCTTGGCTATGCAAGGGAACCAATTTATGCCTGCCTTCTCTCCTAAAACTAAGCTTCTCGCTTTCATTTCTGACCGAGATGGTAATCCCGATCTGTTTGTACAATCTTTTTCACTAGCTACAGGAGCAATCGGCACACCCAAAAAACTTCTCAATGAAGCTTTCGGAACACAAGGGAACCCTTCTTTCAGTCCCGATGGCACACGCCTTGTTTTTGTTTCCAACAAAGATGGAACACCTCGTATCTATCAGATGCAAATTTACCCAGAACAACACCCTCCTCGTCTGCTGACAAAAAAATATCGAAATAGCAGTTGCCCAACATGGTCCCCTGATGGTAAAAAAATAGCCTTCTGCTCAGTTATTAAAGGTGTTCGTCAAATTTGTGTGTATGATCTGGCTTCAGGGAGAGATGAGCAATTAACAACATCTGCAGAACATAAAGAAAGTCCTTCTTGGGCTGCGGATAGCAACCACCTTGTTTATAGCGCCGGATCTTCCAGTACATCTGAACTATTCCTGCTGAGCCTAATTACCAAAAAAAGTAGGAAAATTGTTATAGGATCAGGAGAGAAACGTTTCCCTTGTTGGGGCGCATTTCCTTCACAACACATAAAGAAAGCATCATGA
- a CDS encoding membrane protein encodes MKFTVAVFGEAEKGSFEAAYLCSSLTDLHTNLGHGRDSPSGIPLAVRAIMQGYDILFFRVKEEGFYVDSYFFGLHFLNTQSSLTNIIALALPGVGDYNVIEASLALCRKLKSILLFSDQDLYDFLTFQDT; translated from the coding sequence ATGAAATTTACTGTTGCAGTGTTTGGCGAAGCGGAAAAAGGAAGCTTTGAAGCAGCGTACCTTTGCTCTTCACTAACAGATCTACATACCAACCTAGGTCACGGAAGAGACTCTCCCTCAGGAATTCCTCTCGCCGTGCGGGCTATTATGCAAGGTTACGATATATTGTTCTTCAGAGTTAAGGAAGAGGGATTCTACGTCGATAGCTATTTTTTTGGGCTACACTTCTTAAACACACAAAGTTCGCTAACCAATATTATCGCCCTAGCTTTGCCCGGTGTGGGAGATTACAACGTAATCGAAGCTTCTCTAGCTCTTTGTCGAAAACTAAAAAGTATTCTCCTCTTTTCCGACCAAGACCTGTACGATTTTCTGACCTTTCAAGACACTTAA
- a CDS encoding OmpA family protein, producing MRKTIFKAFNLLLSLLFLSSCSYPCRDWERHGCDSARPRKSSFGFVPFYSDEEIQQAFVEDFDSKEEQLYKTSAQSTSFRNITFATDSYSIKGEDNLTILASLVRHLRKSPKTTLYIEGHTDERGAAAYNLALGARRANAVKQYLIKQGIASDRLFTISYGKEHPVHSGHNELAWQQNRRTEFKIHAR from the coding sequence ATGAGAAAGACTATTTTTAAAGCGTTTAATTTATTATTATCCCTTCTTTTCCTTTCTTCATGCTCTTATCCTTGTAGAGATTGGGAGCGCCATGGTTGCGATTCTGCAAGACCTCGCAAATCATCTTTCGGATTCGTGCCTTTTTATTCTGATGAAGAAATTCAACAGGCCTTTGTTGAAGATTTTGATTCCAAAGAAGAGCAACTTTACAAAACGAGCGCACAGAGCACTTCCTTCCGAAATATTACTTTCGCGACAGATAGTTATTCCATCAAAGGAGAAGACAACCTGACTATTCTCGCAAGCTTAGTTCGTCATCTACGAAAATCTCCTAAAACTACCTTATATATCGAAGGGCATACTGATGAGCGTGGAGCAGCTGCGTATAATCTGGCTTTGGGAGCTCGTCGTGCGAATGCAGTGAAACAATATCTTATAAAACAAGGTATTGCTTCCGACCGTTTATTTACTATTTCCTATGGTAAAGAGCATCCCGTTCATTCGGGTCATAATGAACTTGCCTGGCAACAAAATCGTCGTACTGAATTTAAGATCCATGCTCGCTAA
- a CDS encoding inclusion-associated protein yields the protein MTKFKYSPFFCTSVAVHIVLGGILFFSSAQKPKPKLHPFKERIVHLPPEPKMTCPTQTPSAPSSHQTSTPLPPPKKVNNIPPPTSNKPSKTPLTHFQSRSPHPPTKPTPSREKQQATLKKLAQLAHQLAEEAASQETHIAQLSWPTQVQVSTDTESCQQEAFCALFQQYVCLPFPGEVRIKLEFSKEGRLLICSILSAISPTDKQHIIKQIQQIPFQTFFNTYKPSKNIVFHIRLQGNSA from the coding sequence ATGACGAAATTTAAATATTCACCGTTTTTTTGCACTTCTGTAGCTGTACATATAGTTCTTGGAGGAATTCTATTTTTTTCTTCTGCTCAAAAACCGAAACCTAAATTACATCCTTTTAAAGAACGGATCGTCCACTTACCTCCGGAACCGAAAATGACTTGTCCAACGCAAACGCCTTCCGCTCCTTCTTCGCACCAAACATCAACCCCTCTACCCCCACCAAAAAAAGTAAATAATATTCCTCCCCCAACAAGCAACAAGCCATCGAAAACTCCGCTAACTCATTTTCAATCAAGATCTCCCCACCCTCCAACCAAACCAACCCCTTCAAGAGAAAAGCAACAGGCAACGTTAAAAAAACTGGCTCAGTTAGCTCACCAACTTGCAGAAGAAGCCGCATCTCAGGAAACCCATATCGCGCAACTCTCCTGGCCAACACAAGTGCAGGTCTCTACCGATACCGAATCTTGTCAACAAGAAGCCTTTTGCGCGCTCTTTCAGCAATATGTTTGTCTGCCTTTTCCAGGAGAAGTCCGTATTAAACTTGAATTTTCTAAAGAAGGCAGGCTCTTAATTTGCTCCATTCTATCTGCTATTAGCCCTACTGATAAACAACACATTATCAAGCAAATTCAGCAAATCCCTTTTCAAACCTTCTTTAATACATACAAACCCTCGAAAAATATCGTTTTTCATATTAGACTGCAGGGAAATTCCGCTTGA
- a CDS encoding MotA/TolQ/ExbB proton channel family protein: MFQLANNPIIQSFQEADLFGKVIFFSLFALSICTWTVLHQKLTVQKKFLKSGKSLKEFLIKNRHAPLSLDIHPESTPFTDLYFTIKRGTLELLDKNRQLAPERTPLLSVEDIQSLETLFNAVMPKYRSLLNKNNFIPATTISLAPFLGLLGTVWGILLAFAHISAGQANGTIMMEGLATALGTTIVGLFVAIPSLVGFNYLRAHASQVSLEIEQIAFLLLNSIEVKYRQTSL; the protein is encoded by the coding sequence ATGTTCCAACTCGCAAACAATCCCATCATCCAGTCCTTTCAGGAAGCCGATCTTTTTGGAAAGGTGATTTTTTTCTCGCTGTTCGCACTTTCCATATGCACATGGACGGTCCTTCACCAAAAACTCACCGTTCAAAAGAAATTTCTAAAATCAGGGAAATCTTTAAAAGAGTTTTTAATAAAAAATCGCCACGCCCCCCTTTCTTTGGATATCCATCCTGAGTCAACTCCCTTTACCGATCTCTATTTTACAATTAAACGAGGCACTTTAGAGTTATTAGACAAAAATCGACAATTGGCTCCGGAACGAACACCCCTACTTTCTGTAGAGGACATCCAGTCATTAGAAACTCTTTTCAATGCTGTGATGCCCAAATATAGATCTCTTTTAAATAAAAATAATTTCATCCCAGCAACAACGATTAGTCTCGCGCCCTTTTTGGGGTTATTAGGCACTGTTTGGGGAATTCTCTTAGCGTTTGCGCACATCAGTGCTGGACAAGCCAATGGAACCATCATGATGGAAGGCCTAGCGACCGCTTTAGGAACAACGATTGTAGGATTATTTGTCGCCATTCCCTCTTTAGTAGGTTTCAACTATCTCCGCGCCCACGCCTCCCAGGTTTCTCTGGAAATTGAGCAAATTGCTTTTCTCCTACTTAACTCCATTGAAGTCAAATATCGACAAACAAGCTTATGA
- a CDS encoding ExbD/TolR family protein, giving the protein MKRFLHEDLEEDPSVNLTPLIDIVFVILMAFMIAMPLIKIDTISLAKGTSSHQPLNQQESKPAEIKVFRNHTITLNDVPISLQELRSQLLVIHAQHPLTIPLLLQDGDTAFKLYQEIKSIIEEAGFQELHIALKN; this is encoded by the coding sequence ATGAAACGCTTCTTGCATGAAGATTTAGAAGAGGATCCTAGCGTTAACCTGACCCCTCTTATCGATATCGTCTTTGTGATTCTTATGGCATTTATGATCGCTATGCCTCTCATTAAAATAGATACCATCTCTCTAGCTAAAGGAACGTCATCTCACCAACCCTTGAATCAACAAGAATCTAAACCAGCCGAGATTAAAGTCTTTCGAAACCATACGATTACGCTCAATGACGTCCCAATTTCTCTCCAAGAGCTACGCTCGCAACTCTTAGTCATTCATGCTCAACACCCTCTTACGATTCCTCTACTCTTACAAGACGGTGATACAGCGTTTAAATTATACCAAGAAATCAAATCGATCATCGAAGAAGCCGGATTCCAAGAACTTCATATTGCTTTGAAGAACTAG
- a CDS encoding LysM peptidoglycan-binding domain-containing protein, whose protein sequence is MLANRLFLITLIGFGYSAYGASTGKSPSLQVILAEVEDTSSRLQAHQNELVMLSERLDEQDTKLQQLSSTQARNLPQQVQRLEIDLRALAKTAAVLSQSVQDIRSSVQNKLQEIQQEQKNLAQNLRALRNSLQALVDGSSPENYIDFLAGETPEHIHVVKQGETLSKIASKYNIPVAELKKLNKLNSDTIFTDQRIRLPKKK, encoded by the coding sequence ATGCTCGCTAATCGGTTATTTCTAATCACCCTTATAGGTTTTGGCTATTCTGCTTACGGTGCCAGCACAGGGAAATCACCTTCTTTACAGGTTATTTTAGCTGAAGTCGAGGATACATCTTCGCGCTTACAAGCTCATCAGAATGAGCTTGTTATGCTCTCGGAACGTTTAGATGAGCAAGACACAAAACTTCAACAACTCTCGTCAACTCAGGCCCGTAATCTTCCTCAACAAGTTCAACGGCTTGAGATTGATCTGAGAGCTCTGGCTAAAACAGCTGCTGTGCTCTCGCAATCTGTTCAGGATATCCGATCATCCGTGCAAAATAAATTACAAGAAATCCAACAAGAACAAAAAAATTTAGCTCAAAATTTACGAGCGCTTCGCAACTCCTTACAAGCACTAGTTGATGGCTCTTCCCCAGAAAATTATATTGATTTTTTGGCCGGGGAGACACCTGAACATATTCACGTTGTTAAACAAGGAGAAACCCTGAGTAAAATCGCTAGTAAGTACAATATCCCTGTCGCAGAATTGAAAAAACTTAATAAATTAAATTCCGATACTATTTTTACTGATCAAAGAATCCGACTTCCAAAAAAGAAATAA